The sequence TGGACGGGATGGCGGTGCAGACCACCTCGTACGCGGGGCCGCTCTCGCGGACCACGATGCTGCGATGGACCGACGAGGCGCTCGCCCGCGAGCTGGGGATCGACCTCCTCTGCCTGACCGGCGGGCCGGCCGTGGTCTCCCCGGCCGACAGCTGACCGTCCTCCCCGTCACAGCCCCTGGTCCGTGGCCGGGGCCTGGTCGCCGCCCCCATCCTCGCCCTCGATCACCGGGCGACGGCGGACTCGCCAACCGCTCCTCGGCCCCTGACTCCCGGGCGACGACGGACTCGCCACCCCCTCCTCGCTCCCTGGCGACGGCGCGGGCCGGTCGCCCCCGCTTCGGTCCCCGTCCCCCGGCCGACGGACGGCCGGCCTCCGCGTCAGGTCTGACGTACCGGCGCGTAGGCCGCCCCCTCCAGACCGAAGGTCCAGGCCACCCCGTCCTTCGCCGTCCGGGTGGCGGGCGGCACGCGCAGCCAGTAGGTGCGGTACGTGCCGTCGGGCTCGGGGGTGGAGTTGACCACCTCGACCATCACCACGTCCTCGTCGCCGTCGAGGGCGATGCGCCAGAGGATGCCGGTCTCGTCGCGGTGGACGGGCTGGGCGCCCGACTCGGTGAGATACCGGTCGTAGCCGTAGTACTCCAGCATCACCCGGCGCAGCTCCGCGTTCTCCTCGGCGCGGATCCGCTCGGGGGCGAGGGAGGGAAGCTCGTCCAGGAACGCGGCGGGAACGGGCATGCCGCGCCAGGCGTGCAGGGCGAAGCCGTCCCCGTACGCGAGTGCCGGCCCCTCCCCGTGGTCGAGCCGGCCCGCCTCGTCGCGGTGGAGGACGTCGGGCCGCTCGGTGATGACCACGGCGTGCTCGTAGGGCCACCACCAGCCGGCGTTGCGGGCCACCTCCGCGAGGCCGGCGAGTCGCTCGCCGTGCCCGTCGAAGGCCGCGAGCCAGGCGGCATCGTGCTGGCCGAGCACCGCGTCCAGGAGCAACAGCCGGACGGCGCCCTCGTCCTGGGGCCGGGGCGCGAGGTCGGCGACGACGCCGGTCCGTATCCGCTCGGCGAGCGCGGCCGTCGTCTCCCACAGTTGGGCCCCGGTGGCGGACCAGAGCGCCGACCAGCCCGCCGGGCCCAGCTCGTCGTACATCCGGCGGCGCTCGTCCGCCCAGGGCCGGGTGCGGACCTCCTCGCGCACCGACCGGCCGGCGTCGGTCAGCTTCTCCACCGTCTCGACGGCGGCCCGGGGCGATGCGGTCCAGATGATCCGGTCCGGCTCGGCCAGTCCGGCGGTGCGGTAGGCGCGGCGCACCCCGGCCTCGGCCGCCGCCCGGTCCGCCCCGCCGGTCGCCGCGGCCACGCCGCGCCAGGCATTCACGTTCTGCATCGGTTGTCCCCGTCCCCTGCGTGCTCGATCTGTTGTGGCTGTGCTGGAAGGCTGTGCCGGCGCCGGATGTGCGTGCGGGCTCCGGCACGCGGATCCTTCAGTCCGCCACGATGCGGACCGCGCCCGGTGCGTACTCCCGCTGGCGCACGACGCGGAACCAGCCCTTGGGCAGGGGGATCACCGCGTGCTCCTCGTGCACGACCCGGCCGCCCTCCGGGAGATGGAGCAGCATCGGGCCGAACGGGCCCGCTTCCCGGATCAGCCGGCCGGGGCCCTGCACGGCGTGCGCGTGTCCGGTGACCTCCCCCAGTGCGAGCACCAGTCGTCCCCGCCCGTCGCGCAGTTCGCCCGGGGCCTCCAGGAAGGGGGCGGGCACCGCCGACTCGTCCAGCTCCATGATCAGGACATCTCCCTGCCGGTACACAGACGTCTCCCCTCGTCGCGGCACCCGCTGTGCCGACCCTGCGCAAAACGCTACGGGCAGGGTCTGACAACGCCCCCGGCGACAGCCGTGGACGGGTCCCGGCCGCGGCGTTGTCAGTGCGGCTTGATAAACCTTGCGGACAACAGCCGTCCCCAGGATCAGGAGCTCAGGGCCATGTACGGTGCGCAGCGTCTGCACGAGTTCGGCGGCCTTCCGGCCGTCGACTTCCAGCACTCGGCCGACGGGGACTCCCGGCCCGCCGCGGATGCCGCGGCGTGGCGCGTCTTCGTCGATCCGTACGGCGGCGACGAAGACCGGGACCGGCCCTGGGCGGAGGAGTTCGCCGACTTCCTGGACACCGTCGATCCGGCCGGGGTCCGGGCCCTGATCATCGGTCAGTGGGGCGAGGCGTACGAGGAGGACTCCTCCGTGCCGATCGACCTGGTGATCGCCGCCGCCGGCCGGCTCACGTCGCTGGAGGCGGTGTTCATCGGTGATCTGGAGGCGGAGGAGGCCGAGATCACCTGGATCCAGCAGTCGGATGTCACGGCGCTGCTGGCCGCCTTCCCGGCGCTGACGGAGCTCGGGGTGCGCGGCGGCTCGGAGCTGCTGTTCCCGCCGACGAAGCACGAACGGCTGCGGGCGCTGACGATCCAGGCGGGCGGGCTGCCGGTCGAGGTGGTGCGCGGAGTGCTGGACAGCGAACTGCCCGCGCTGGAGCGGCTGGACCTCTGGCTCGGGGTGTCCGCCTACGAGGGCGACACCGATGTGGCCGACCTGGCTCCGCTGCTCTCCGGCACCCGATTCCCCCGGCTGAGCCACCTGGGCGTGCGCAACAGCGAGATCCAGAACGAGATCGCCGCCGCCATCGCCTCGG is a genomic window of Streptomyces sp. YPW6 containing:
- a CDS encoding STM4015 family protein; protein product: MYGAQRLHEFGGLPAVDFQHSADGDSRPAADAAAWRVFVDPYGGDEDRDRPWAEEFADFLDTVDPAGVRALIIGQWGEAYEEDSSVPIDLVIAAAGRLTSLEAVFIGDLEAEEAEITWIQQSDVTALLAAFPALTELGVRGGSELLFPPTKHERLRALTIQAGGLPVEVVRGVLDSELPALERLDLWLGVSAYEGDTDVADLAPLLSGTRFPRLSHLGVRNSEIQNEIAAAIASAPVVARLRVLDLSNGTLGDEGAAALLEGQPLTHLEVLDLHHHFLGEAMADRVRSALEPHGVRVDLSEKCEPWGDRGAEGRYTAVSE
- a CDS encoding DUF6745 domain-containing protein, whose translation is MQNVNAWRGVAAATGGADRAAAEAGVRRAYRTAGLAEPDRIIWTASPRAAVETVEKLTDAGRSVREEVRTRPWADERRRMYDELGPAGWSALWSATGAQLWETTAALAERIRTGVVADLAPRPQDEGAVRLLLLDAVLGQHDAAWLAAFDGHGERLAGLAEVARNAGWWWPYEHAVVITERPDVLHRDEAGRLDHGEGPALAYGDGFALHAWRGMPVPAAFLDELPSLAPERIRAEENAELRRVMLEYYGYDRYLTESGAQPVHRDETGILWRIALDGDEDVVMVEVVNSTPEPDGTYRTYWLRVPPATRTAKDGVAWTFGLEGAAYAPVRQT